Proteins encoded together in one Lathyrus oleraceus cultivar Zhongwan6 chromosome 5, CAAS_Psat_ZW6_1.0, whole genome shotgun sequence window:
- the LOC127078991 gene encoding glutathione S-transferase T2, whose amino-acid sequence MVQKFVGCYKIALKGKKSGTSETDVMADAHAIFAQDQGTTFNLEYAWRLLKDEAKWRIVEESIGSSAKITKTYASGASSENPDTTSSYEFNSSSPMERPMGQKAAKRKGKASKIPNATQDAKNKRAITMDRLTQAKEDELELRVVQMMMKDTSTMNDSQRDIHEKYCYKMKKNMECS is encoded by the coding sequence ATGGTTCAAAAATTTGTTGGGTGTTACAAAATTGCTCTTAAAGGAAAGAAAAGTGGAACATCCGAGACCGATGTCATGGCAGATGCACATGCTATTTTTGCTCAGGATCAAGGTACAACATTCAATCTTGAGTATGCATGGAGATTGTTAAAAGATGAAGCTAAATGGCGCATCGTCGAAGAATCGATTGGAAGTTCTGCAAAAATAACAAAGACTTATGCTAGTGGGGCATCATCGGAGAACCCAGATACAACTTCAAGTTATGAGTTTAACTCATCATCACCAATGGAGCGTCCAATGGGACAAAAAGCAGCAAAAAGGAAGGGTAAGGCATCAAAAATTCCAAATGCAACACAAGATGCAAAGAATAAAAGAGCAATAACAATGGACAGACTTACGCAAGCTAAGGAGGACGAGCTAGAATTAAGGGTAGTGCAAATGATGATGAAAGACACTTCTACTATGAACGATAGTCAACGAGATATTCATGAAAAATATTGTTATAAGATGAAAAAAAATATGGAATGTAGTTAG
- the LOC127087916 gene encoding uncharacterized protein LOC127087916, giving the protein MEDFQRSKSIANGPQMMQLENYYGPPKPYDLRSYSSSYVQTSKDLKLKKGKSFSSGSSFSKSLSFVNDPEIQRKKRVASYKMYSVEGKVKGSFRKSFRWLKNKYSEVVYGW; this is encoded by the coding sequence ATGGAAGATTTTCAGAGATCAAAATCTATTGCAAATGGCCCTCAAATGATGCAGCTAGAAAACTACTATGGACCACCAAAACCTTATGATCTAAGAAGCTATAGTTCTTCCTATGTACAAACCTCTAAGGATTTGAAGTTGAAGAAAGGTAAAAGCTTTTCATCTGGTTCATCTTTTTCTAAGTCTTTGAGTTTTGTAAATGATCCTGAAATTCAGAGAAAGAAGAGAGTTGCTAGCTATAAAATGTATTCTGTTGAAGGTAAAGTCAAAGGCTCTTTTAGAAAGAGTTTTAGATGGCTTAAGAATAAGTACTCAGAAGTTGTCTATGGTTGGTAG
- the LOC127078990 gene encoding uncharacterized protein LOC127078990, translating into MDSDNSDNYDQEFWELVEEEFMDDSDEEQQLQNERRSGSSSRPKRRTTVDRGREDGHNRLFNDYFSENPVYTDVQFRRRFRMHRHVFLRIVDALGNHDEYFQMRIDATGKMGLSPLQKCTSAIRMLAYGSPADLVDEYVRIGESTSIECLERFVKGVNVVFGAEYLRKPNNTDVEHLLQMGESRGFPGSNNDINVLNQSNVFNDILEGRTPNVQYTINGTPYNMGYYLADGIYPEWATFVKTISMPQGEKKKLFAQHQESARKDVERAFGLVKCEPLIEKR; encoded by the exons ATGGATTCAGACAATTCAGATAATTACGATCAAGAATTTTGGGAGTTGGTTGAAGAAGAATTTATGGACGACAGTGATGaagaacaacaacttcagaaTGAACGTCGATCTGGAAGTTCCTCTAGGCCAAAGAGAAGAACAACGGTAGATCGAGGTCGTGAAGATGGGCACAATCGATTATTCAATGACTACTTCTCGGAAAACCCAGTATACACAGATGTTCAATTCCGAAGAAGGTTCAGAATGCATAGGCATGTATTTCTTCGGATTGTAGATGCCCTTGGAAATCATGATGAATATTTCCAAATGAGGATCGATGCAACTGGTAAAATGGGTCTTTCACCATTGCAGAAATGTACATCTGCTATTCGTATGCTGGCGTATGGGTCTCCTGCTGACCTTGTAGACGAATATGTTCGAATCGGTGAAAGCACTTCAATTGAGTGCTTAGAAAGATTTGTTAAGGGTGTCAATGTTGTATTTGGCGCTGAGTATTTGAGAAAGCCTAACAACACTGATGTTGAACATCTTTTACAAATGGGGGAGTCACGTGGCTTTCCAG GTTCAAACAATGACATTAATGTGCTAAACCAATCCAACGTGTTTAATGATATTTTGGAAGGACGTACTCCCAATGTGCAATATACAATCAATGGGACACCATATAATATGGGGTATTATTTAGCAGATGGTATATATCCCGAATGGGCTACATTTGTCAAGACTATTTCAATGCCACAGGgagaaaagaaaaaattatttGCTCAACATCAAGAATCGGCTAGAAAAGACGTGGAGCGAGCATTTGGTTTAGTAAAATGTGAACCATTGATTgaaaaaagataa